CAGTGGTACACGTACAGCCCGGGCGCCATCGCCTTGAAGCTGAAGCTCTTGCTCTGGCCCGGGGCCGCCTGGGTGTAGGTGGCGCCGCCGCCGGGGCCGGTGACCGCATGGAAGTCCACGGAGTGGATATGGTTGCTGTCCTCGGCGTTGGCCAGGTTTACCTTCACCGTGTCACCCACGCGCACCCGCACGAAGGGGCCGGGCACCGTGTTGTTGAAGGTCCAGTAGGTGTAGGTGCTGCCGTCGGCCAGCTTGCCCACCACCTCGGTGGTCTCCAGGTTCAGGGTGAGGGTCTTGGGCCCGCGGTTACCCACCGGTTCGCCCACTTCCGTCGGGTCCTTGGAGATGTCCAGCGCGTCGCTCTCGACTTCTTCCTGGGGCTCGCCGACGATCAGCTTGCCGAACATGCCGGCGGCCTTGTGACCGGGCAGGGTGCACAGATACTCGAACACACCGTCCTTGCTGGCGCGGAAGGAGATGGCCGTGGCCGAGCCCTTGCCACCGATGTCGTCGGAGTCGGCGCCGAATTCCGGCACGGCCACGTCGTGGATGGCGCCGTCGCCATTGATCAGGTTGATCTGTACCACGGCGCCGGACGGCACGCGCAGATCAGGATTCACCTGATCCTTGATCTCGCCCTTGTCGCCGATGAACACCAGTTTCCCTTCGGAGATCGCGGTGCGCAGGGTGAAGGTGACATCCGGGGTGATGTCGGAGGGCGAGGGGTGCTTGGCCACCGCCGGTGTCGCCACCAGCGCCGCCAACAGAAGGGCGACTATCAAGCCGCCCAGGGTGAGTCGGGCATGGGTTTTCATGGTTTTCGTCTCCACTAACGAGGGTTTCAAGCCGTCGGGGACAAAAGTAGTGCATGATCGCAATGTTTAACTTGATCCAGCTCAAGAGAGGGTGCGGGTTTATCCGCTGGGTCGAAGATAAAGAAAACGCCCTCCAAGGAGGGCGTTGAG
This DNA window, taken from Alkalilimnicola sp. S0819, encodes the following:
- the nirK gene encoding copper-containing nitrite reductase, with the translated sequence MKTHARLTLGGLIVALLLAALVATPAVAKHPSPSDITPDVTFTLRTAISEGKLVFIGDKGEIKDQVNPDLRVPSGAVVQINLINGDGAIHDVAVPEFGADSDDIGGKGSATAISFRASKDGVFEYLCTLPGHKAAGMFGKLIVGEPQEEVESDALDISKDPTEVGEPVGNRGPKTLTLNLETTEVVGKLADGSTYTYWTFNNTVPGPFVRVRVGDTVKVNLANAEDSNHIHSVDFHAVTGPGGGATYTQAAPGQSKSFSFKAMAPGLYVYHCATPMVAQHISNGMYGMILVEPEGGLSKVDREFYVMQGELYTAERHGTRGHQEFSLDKMLDERPEHLTFNGSMDALTKTHNMEANVGENVRIFFGVGGPNLVSSFHVIGEIFDKVYDQASLTSPPLTDVQTTLVAPGGATMVEFEVDYPGRYLLVDHALSRLEKGLVGFLQVNGKADPEVFDTEEAYDPDSGH